A single Tuberibacillus sp. Marseille-P3662 DNA region contains:
- a CDS encoding RecQ family ATP-dependent DNA helicase, producing the protein MKAIMEHTLKQHFGYDSFRPGQEAVIMDILTGHDVFAMLPTGSGKSMCYLLPGKLNDGLTIIVSPLLALMEDQVQGVRALGERRVAAYNSFLTLYDKRRILQQLSSLRYLYVSPEALNQAELLSHLKNVKVSLFVVDEAHCVSQWGHEFRPDYMKLLHVRHELGDPQCLALTATADERVKQDIIQYLGLTNTREHIDSIDRPNIAMKVDKFERVLDKQQRLIKYTHRLQTPGIVYFSTKEWAERGAALIADKTGLRTAYYHGGLDTEDRLLIQQQFINDQLDVICCTNAFGMGVNKSNVRFVIHYDMPKNITTYIQEMGRAGRDGKPSLAIMLFAEEDVYLPSKLIQSEYPNGAMLAALLDWYQERSNSSEADITTYGLELGMSETAARFTAAQLQKWGHLQDQGQLRDKIESQMVERLNIKQKELQDVVAWIKGHGCRRDSILHHFGEQKETAINGCCDVCGLDVEVFMQEETNAVRPQQIPDWRTVLQNLLVTGG; encoded by the coding sequence GTGAAAGCAATAATGGAGCATACGCTTAAGCAACATTTCGGTTATGACTCGTTTCGACCTGGACAGGAAGCGGTAATTATGGACATCTTGACCGGTCATGACGTGTTTGCGATGCTACCGACGGGAAGTGGTAAGTCGATGTGTTATTTGTTACCTGGCAAACTTAACGATGGATTGACTATTATTGTGTCACCGTTGCTAGCACTTATGGAAGATCAAGTTCAAGGTGTACGGGCCTTGGGTGAGAGACGCGTGGCTGCTTATAATAGTTTTCTTACACTGTATGATAAACGAAGGATCTTACAGCAGTTGTCATCACTCCGTTATTTATATGTGTCACCGGAAGCACTGAATCAGGCTGAACTATTATCTCATTTAAAAAACGTTAAAGTTTCCCTGTTCGTCGTTGATGAAGCCCATTGTGTGTCACAGTGGGGACATGAGTTCAGACCAGATTATATGAAACTTTTGCACGTCCGCCATGAATTGGGCGACCCACAATGTCTGGCGTTAACGGCTACTGCCGATGAACGGGTTAAACAAGATATTATTCAGTACTTAGGGCTTACGAACACAAGAGAACATATAGACAGTATTGACCGTCCAAACATTGCTATGAAAGTGGATAAGTTTGAACGGGTGTTAGATAAGCAGCAGCGATTAATTAAATACACCCATCGATTACAGACTCCGGGGATTGTTTACTTTTCTACCAAAGAGTGGGCGGAACGGGGAGCAGCATTGATTGCTGATAAAACAGGGCTCAGAACGGCTTATTATCACGGGGGATTGGATACGGAGGATCGTTTGTTGATTCAACAGCAGTTTATCAATGATCAATTGGATGTGATTTGCTGCACCAATGCGTTTGGCATGGGTGTGAACAAATCGAATGTCCGCTTCGTGATTCATTATGACATGCCGAAAAATATCACCACCTATATTCAGGAAATGGGTCGAGCAGGACGTGACGGCAAGCCAAGTTTGGCCATTATGCTCTTTGCAGAAGAAGATGTTTATCTGCCTAGTAAGCTCATTCAATCAGAATATCCGAATGGGGCCATGTTGGCTGCCTTGCTTGACTGGTATCAAGAGCGGAGCAATTCCTCGGAAGCGGATATTACGACATATGGATTAGAACTTGGTATGAGCGAAACAGCTGCACGCTTTACAGCAGCGCAACTACAGAAATGGGGACATCTACAAGATCAGGGACAATTACGCGACAAAATCGAGTCACAAATGGTTGAACGTTTAAACATCAAGCAAAAAGAACTTCAGGATGTCGTTGCCTGGATCAAAGGCCATGGATGCCGGCGTGATAGCATCCTCCATCATTTTGGCGAGCAAAAGGAAACGGCTATCAATGGATGCTGTGATGTATGTGGATTGGATGTCGAGGTATTTATGCAAGAAGAAACTAACGCAGTGAGACCGCAGCAGATACCCGACTGGCGCACAGTATTACAAAATCTATTAGTGACAGGTGGCTAA
- a CDS encoding spore coat protein CotJB has protein sequence MSHKQMPEEYYRMLEEIQEVDFVIVELNHYLNTHPQDLEALKQYNSYVKKSKQLRQPFEEKFGPLVQFNSYSTYPWAWKDAPWPWQV, from the coding sequence GTGTCACATAAGCAAATGCCTGAAGAATATTATCGTATGTTAGAGGAAATTCAAGAAGTGGACTTTGTGATCGTGGAGTTAAACCATTACTTGAACACACATCCGCAAGATCTAGAGGCCCTAAAGCAATATAATTCATATGTTAAGAAGAGCAAACAATTAAGACAACCATTTGAAGAAAAATTCGGTCCATTAGTCCAGTTCAATAGCTATTCGACTTATCCATGGGCATGGAAGGATGCACCGTGGCCTTGGCAAGTATAG
- a CDS encoding inorganic diphosphatase → MTDNRVVDVFVEIPTGSQNKYEYDEDQGVFKLDRVLYSPMHYPTEYGYIDNTLALDGDPLDVLVYTTFPTFPGCVIESRIIGVLNMSDDKGQDEKLLAVPTEDPRFDDVNTLNDVPKHVLDEIGHFFKVYKDLENKETKIGDWEGPEKAAQLVDECIERAKG, encoded by the coding sequence ATGACAGATAATAGAGTCGTTGACGTATTTGTCGAAATTCCAACAGGCAGTCAGAACAAATATGAGTATGACGAGGATCAAGGTGTTTTTAAATTAGACCGTGTTCTTTACTCACCCATGCATTATCCAACCGAATATGGTTACATAGACAACACACTTGCGCTTGACGGTGATCCACTTGATGTTCTCGTCTACACAACATTCCCGACATTTCCGGGATGTGTGATTGAATCACGCATTATCGGCGTATTGAACATGAGTGATGATAAAGGTCAAGATGAGAAACTTCTAGCTGTACCGACTGAAGATCCTCGTTTTGATGACGTCAATACATTGAATGACGTTCCAAAGCATGTCCTTGATGAAATCGGACATTTCTTCAAAGTGTACAAAGACCTTGAAAACAAAGAAACAAAAATCGGTGATTGGGAAGGTCCTGAAAAGGCGGCCCAACTCGTTGACGAATGCATTGAACGCGCGAAAGGTTAA
- a CDS encoding CPBP family intramembrane glutamic endopeptidase, whose translation MGRKLDIKQLTDQDIIASLYYSQLLMAVIGLLFYWLLFPTEENLFDFWRWDGSDVLIYGVLLSIGIAVLEIALEMFLPNDWLDDGGINDRMIRALSMRHMWLAMLVVAFVEEGFFRALLQTTYGLVVASFCFGLVHVRYIKRPLLIIVAILLGFYLGWLFQYTNSLWVPIAAHYTINVGLALYVKHEEKWGKEGTDHDG comes from the coding sequence ATGGGGCGTAAATTGGATATCAAGCAATTGACTGATCAAGACATAATCGCTTCTTTATATTATTCCCAGCTGTTGATGGCGGTTATCGGGTTGTTATTCTATTGGTTATTATTCCCGACTGAAGAAAATCTGTTTGATTTTTGGAGATGGGACGGCTCTGATGTTCTGATCTATGGGGTGTTATTAAGTATCGGCATTGCTGTTTTAGAGATCGCTCTGGAGATGTTTTTGCCTAATGACTGGCTAGATGATGGCGGTATTAATGATCGGATGATTCGCGCGTTGTCTATGCGTCATATGTGGTTGGCCATGTTAGTCGTTGCCTTTGTAGAGGAAGGATTTTTCCGGGCTTTGCTGCAGACAACTTATGGACTGGTCGTTGCAAGCTTTTGTTTTGGCCTCGTCCATGTTCGTTATATTAAGCGACCGTTACTGATTATTGTTGCTATCCTTCTAGGGTTTTATCTCGGTTGGTTGTTTCAGTATACGAATAGCCTTTGGGTACCTATCGCCGCACATTATACGATTAATGTCGGGTTAGCATTATATGTAAAACATGAAGAGAAATGGGGTAAGGAGGGGACAGATCATGACGGTTGA
- a CDS encoding manganese catalase family protein translates to MWVYEKKLQYPVKVSTCNPTLAKFLIEQYGGADGELSAALRYLNQRYSIPDKVIGVLNDIGTEEFAHLEMIATMVYKLTKDATAEQMKEAGLGGHYANHDKALFYHNAAGSPWTATYIQAKGDPIADLYEDIAAEEKARATYQWIINMSDDPFLNESLQFLREREIVHSQRFREAVDILKDERDQQKIF, encoded by the coding sequence GTGTGGGTATACGAGAAAAAACTGCAATATCCCGTTAAAGTCAGTACATGTAATCCGACACTCGCAAAGTTTCTAATTGAACAATACGGCGGGGCTGACGGTGAATTATCTGCTGCCCTTCGTTATTTGAATCAGCGATACTCGATTCCAGATAAAGTGATCGGAGTCTTAAATGATATCGGTACTGAAGAGTTTGCCCATTTGGAAATGATCGCAACCATGGTATATAAACTTACGAAAGACGCCACAGCCGAACAAATGAAAGAAGCGGGTCTTGGTGGCCACTATGCTAACCATGATAAAGCGTTGTTTTATCACAACGCCGCGGGCAGTCCTTGGACAGCAACCTACATTCAAGCTAAAGGTGACCCTATTGCCGATTTATATGAAGACATTGCGGCCGAAGAAAAAGCACGGGCCACGTACCAATGGATTATCAATATGTCCGATGACCCGTTCTTGAATGAATCGCTTCAATTTTTACGGGAAAGAGAAATTGTGCATTCACAAAGATTCCGTGAAGCTGTAGACATATTAAAAGATGAGCGCGATCAACAGAAAATTTTTTAA
- a CDS encoding ABC transporter ATP-binding protein has translation MIYLQNVNAGYENKRILHDINAFIKKGEFFGIVGPNGSGKTTLLNTLTHTIPFSGDIFIDHDQIKAMSAKERAQKLAVLMQRNPMPFAYTVKEIVEMGRYPQQKGWLNALRARDYQVVNEVLEAVDVKYLSTRSIASLSGGEWQRVLLARALAQEADGLLLDEPTNHLDVHHQIHLLNTIDTMARRRNITVVAIFHDLNLASLYCDRILVLQEGRAQAIGPPEKVLTPDLLEQVYGSAVIRKSHVQTHKPVFYMNRQIDDWVSLNMQIDASVLTWSTPVKIYSEFNRSEAFEWYKGLSLTNQPESSFLPLQFDGNGTSTFCLHEQFEGDTEHIYWLNAGQSMDVILVILEAEVSEVDMLKLYHRLLIRLQGQTHIILGTKMGRRQTIDQEHVIYHVDQVLMKQGD, from the coding sequence ATGATATATCTACAAAATGTGAATGCGGGTTATGAAAACAAACGGATTTTACATGATATAAACGCATTTATTAAAAAAGGTGAATTTTTCGGGATCGTTGGCCCGAATGGTAGTGGTAAAACGACATTACTCAATACACTAACGCATACAATACCGTTTAGTGGTGATATCTTCATCGACCATGATCAAATCAAGGCGATGTCTGCAAAAGAACGGGCACAAAAACTAGCAGTCCTAATGCAACGCAATCCGATGCCGTTTGCCTACACTGTCAAGGAAATTGTTGAAATGGGGCGATACCCCCAGCAAAAAGGTTGGCTAAATGCTTTGCGGGCTAGGGACTATCAAGTTGTCAATGAAGTCTTGGAAGCGGTCGATGTTAAGTATTTGTCGACGCGCTCGATCGCATCGCTGAGCGGTGGTGAATGGCAACGTGTATTGCTTGCGAGAGCTCTTGCTCAAGAAGCCGATGGTTTGTTGCTGGATGAGCCGACGAACCATTTAGATGTTCATCATCAAATCCACCTGCTTAATACAATTGACACAATGGCAAGACGGCGGAATATCACGGTTGTTGCCATTTTTCATGATCTTAATTTGGCGAGCCTTTATTGTGATCGTATTTTAGTTTTACAAGAAGGTCGCGCCCAAGCTATTGGTCCGCCTGAGAAAGTATTAACCCCTGACTTGCTGGAACAGGTCTACGGTTCTGCCGTCATCAGGAAAAGTCATGTCCAGACTCATAAACCTGTGTTTTATATGAATCGGCAAATAGATGACTGGGTTTCGCTTAACATGCAGATTGATGCGTCAGTGTTAACGTGGTCAACCCCTGTGAAAATCTATAGTGAATTTAACCGTAGTGAGGCCTTTGAATGGTATAAGGGGTTATCCTTGACCAATCAACCGGAAAGTTCGTTTTTACCATTACAATTCGATGGAAATGGTACCAGTACGTTCTGTCTGCATGAACAATTTGAAGGTGATACCGAGCACATCTATTGGCTGAACGCTGGACAATCTATGGACGTCATCCTTGTGATTTTAGAAGCGGAAGTATCAGAGGTAGATATGCTTAAATTATATCATCGTCTCCTTATTCGATTACAAGGACAGACCCATATCATTCTCGGAACGAAGATGGGTAGAAGGCAAACGATTGATCAAGAGCATGTGATCTATCACGTTGATCAGGTTTTAATGAAACAAGGGGACTGA
- a CDS encoding FecCD family ABC transporter permease, protein MRSAFIRMLSGNNRIVLLYLCTFLLAMTAIVLGIASGSVALPFFKVIDIIASHLFWGPVSGDPVVSDNIIWLIRMPRVLVAFLVGAALAAAGCAMQGLLRNPLADPYTLGVSSGASVGAVFVIYTGWSLPMLGSLTLPVMSITAGLLTLFIVIGLARAVRKDLSNEVVILSGIIVSSFLGALISLMIALSGENMRAIVSWLLGSVAMKSWRHVQMTLPFFLIGWLLLAVRAKEINIFASGEQSAHHMGVNVARTKLWILIACSCLTGAAVSVSGTIGFVGLVIPHMIRMMAGPNQKHLLFLSIVNGGTFLVVTDWLARILLSPEELPLGVITALVGAPVFALILIQSRKHKG, encoded by the coding sequence TTGCGAAGCGCGTTTATCCGGATGCTTTCGGGCAATAACCGGATTGTCCTTCTCTACCTATGCACTTTTTTATTAGCGATGACAGCCATAGTATTAGGGATTGCCAGTGGGAGTGTGGCACTCCCTTTTTTTAAAGTGATTGATATTATTGCTTCACATTTGTTTTGGGGTCCAGTATCTGGTGATCCGGTTGTTAGTGACAACATTATTTGGTTGATTCGTATGCCTCGTGTGCTGGTCGCCTTTCTTGTTGGAGCTGCCTTAGCTGCCGCTGGTTGTGCGATGCAAGGATTATTGCGAAATCCATTGGCTGACCCTTATACACTTGGTGTGTCCTCAGGGGCTTCTGTTGGTGCTGTTTTTGTCATTTATACCGGTTGGTCGTTGCCGATGCTTGGTTCCCTGACGTTACCGGTGATGAGTATTACCGCAGGATTGTTGACCTTATTCATTGTCATCGGACTAGCCCGGGCCGTTCGGAAAGATCTATCCAATGAAGTGGTGATTCTCTCAGGCATTATTGTGAGTTCTTTTTTGGGAGCATTGATTTCACTCATGATAGCTTTATCTGGAGAGAATATGCGGGCCATCGTTTCTTGGTTGTTAGGCAGCGTCGCCATGAAGAGCTGGCGGCATGTACAGATGACGCTGCCGTTTTTTTTGATCGGGTGGTTGTTGCTAGCCGTTCGTGCTAAAGAAATCAATATTTTTGCTTCCGGTGAACAATCTGCACATCACATGGGGGTGAATGTTGCACGAACGAAACTTTGGATCCTTATAGCGTGCTCATGTCTGACAGGGGCTGCTGTGTCTGTATCCGGTACAATCGGATTTGTTGGTCTCGTTATCCCTCATATGATCCGGATGATGGCAGGTCCAAATCAAAAACATCTGCTATTTTTATCCATTGTGAACGGCGGGACCTTCTTAGTAGTCACCGATTGGTTGGCGAGAATCTTACTATCGCCGGAGGAATTACCTTTGGGGGTCATCACAGCTTTGGTTGGGGCACCAGTATTTGCCCTCATTTTAATTCAAAGTCGAAAGCATAAGGGTTGA
- a CDS encoding helix-turn-helix domain-containing protein yields the protein MLYQQKMLLHLLKLFNGERSIYGIYHLLKGKKSAQTLQDATIFNLQSYFGTGSDLQKHELEQMVGDLQQKGWIHSVADDGCYIVTDNGLSQLAAAPFQFPPHINGWRYREQARLFWQRLRLTVQTLSHLINHHSGFSPVITDYDVLQSVREYLLHMRAERWEVARSLYHELEQLLRSAPEVEAELIVRQLSGKGVSGLTLYQVAQRLKLEPLQAEHLLMNRLHYILQTISVDDYPHLYQLAGHETGALTYTALKTERMLEQGYMLNQIAELRKLKRNTIEDHIVEIAMNRPSFDISVYVDLNKQQYILKTVQMTHSKRLRDIKEKLPDDYRYFDIRLVLAKGRGSS from the coding sequence GTGCTTTATCAGCAAAAAATGTTATTGCACCTCTTGAAGCTGTTTAATGGGGAACGGAGTATATATGGTATCTATCACTTATTGAAAGGGAAGAAATCAGCACAGACTCTCCAAGATGCCACAATTTTTAACCTTCAATCCTATTTTGGAACAGGGAGTGACCTACAAAAACATGAGCTTGAACAAATGGTGGGTGATCTTCAGCAAAAGGGATGGATCCACTCTGTGGCCGATGATGGCTGTTACATAGTAACCGATAATGGCTTAAGCCAATTAGCTGCCGCTCCTTTTCAATTCCCACCCCATATCAACGGTTGGCGTTACCGTGAGCAAGCGCGTTTGTTTTGGCAACGATTACGATTGACGGTGCAAACACTTTCGCACTTAATCAATCACCATAGCGGTTTTTCGCCGGTTATCACGGATTACGATGTCCTGCAGAGTGTCAGGGAGTATTTGCTACATATGAGAGCTGAACGGTGGGAGGTTGCACGGTCACTTTATCATGAGCTAGAACAATTATTAAGATCAGCCCCTGAAGTCGAGGCGGAATTAATTGTTCGTCAGTTATCAGGAAAAGGTGTTTCGGGGTTAACACTTTATCAAGTTGCTCAACGTCTGAAATTGGAGCCTTTGCAAGCCGAGCATCTGTTGATGAATCGCCTTCACTATATTTTACAGACGATATCAGTGGATGACTATCCTCATCTATATCAGCTTGCTGGACATGAAACTGGGGCGTTGACTTATACCGCTTTGAAGACCGAACGAATGCTAGAGCAGGGATACATGTTGAATCAAATAGCAGAGCTGCGTAAATTAAAGCGGAATACGATTGAAGATCATATTGTTGAGATCGCTATGAACCGGCCATCTTTCGATATATCGGTTTATGTTGATCTTAATAAACAGCAATACATCCTAAAAACGGTGCAAATGACGCATTCCAAGCGGTTGCGTGACATTAAGGAAAAGTTACCAGATGATTACCGTTACTTTGATATTAGGCTCGTGTTAGCCAAGGGAAGGGGTTCATCGTGA
- a CDS encoding DUF2663 family protein, whose product MDEFRRMVQKGELSGYTYDLLVKLKENKDKEQQLKHVRNIFGFVMLAIYFLALYYIYHHLLGSYTNLQQLTDLFANTFVVIGLFGIAVGSVAWKILNDKHDDADDDYNTLRAEMIDRSEELWGSELQGDHRTKVCRKLQKDYDINLFHK is encoded by the coding sequence ATGGATGAGTTCAGACGAATGGTGCAGAAGGGTGAACTTTCGGGTTATACCTATGACCTGTTAGTTAAGTTGAAGGAGAACAAAGATAAGGAACAACAATTGAAACATGTCCGTAATATTTTTGGTTTCGTGATGTTGGCGATCTATTTTTTGGCTTTGTATTATATATATCATCATCTGCTTGGCTCCTATACCAACTTACAACAACTAACAGATCTGTTCGCCAATACATTCGTTGTTATTGGCTTGTTTGGGATTGCCGTGGGTTCTGTTGCTTGGAAAATATTAAATGATAAGCATGATGATGCTGATGACGACTATAACACTTTACGTGCTGAAATGATCGATCGCAGTGAAGAACTTTGGGGTTCGGAGCTGCAAGGGGATCATCGGACAAAGGTGTGCCGGAAGCTGCAAAAGGATTATGATATCAATTTATTTCATAAATAA